The following are encoded in a window of Castanea sativa cultivar Marrone di Chiusa Pesio chromosome 9, ASM4071231v1 genomic DNA:
- the LOC142611205 gene encoding tubulin beta-8 chain-like, protein MREILHIQGGQCGNQIGAKFWEVVCAEHGIDPTGKYQGDSDLQLERINVYYNEASCGRYVPRAVLMDLEPGTMDSIRSGTYGQIFRPDNFVFGQSGAGNNWAKGHYTEGAELIDSVLDVVRKEAENCDCLQGFQVCHSLGGGTGSGMGTLLISKIREEYPDRMMLTFSVFPSPKVSDTVVEPYNATLSVHQLVENADECMVLDNEALYDICFRTLKLTTPSFGDLNHLISATMSGVTCCLRFPGQLNSDLRKLAVNLIPFPRLHFFMVGFAPLTSRGSQQYRALTVPELTQQMWDAKNMMCAADPRHGRYLTASAMFRGKMSTKEVDEQMINVQNKNSSYFVEWIPNNVKSTVCDIPPTGLKMASTFIGNSTSIQEMFRRVSEQFTAMFRRKAFLHWYTGEGMDEMEFTEAESNMNDLVSEYQQYQDATADEDEYEEEEEEEVDGM, encoded by the exons atgcgTGAGATTCTTCACATCCAAGGTGGGCAATGTGGGAACCAGATCGGAGCGAAGTTCTGGGAAGTGGTGTGTGCCGAACACGGCATAGATCCAACTGGGAAGTACCAGGGAGACTCAGATCTACAGCTCGAGAGAATCAACGTTTACTACAATGAAGCAAGCTGCGGTCGCTACGTTCCTCGTGCTGTTCTCATGGATCTGGAGCCTGGTACCATGGACAGCATCAGATCTGGTACCTACGGCCAGATCTTCAGGCCCGACAACTTCGTTTTCGGCCAATCTGGTGCTGGTAACAACTGGGCCAAAGGCCATTACACTGAAGGAGCTGAACTCATCGATTCGGTTCTCGATGTGGTTCGTAAAGAGGCTGAGAACTGTGATTGCTTGCAAG GGTTTCAAGTGTGTCACTCACTAGGAGGAGGAACTGGGTCTGGAATGGGTACCCTTTTGATCTCAAAGATTAGAGAGGAATACCCAGATCGGATGATGCTTACTTTCTCGGTTTTTCCATCTCCAAAAGTGTCAGACACTGTTGTTGAGCCTTACAATGCAACCTTGTCTGTTCACCAACTCGTTGAGAACGCTGATGAGTGTATGGTTCTTGATAATGAAGCTCTTTACGACATTTGCTTCCGCACACTCAAGCTCACTACCCCAAGCT TTGGAGATCTGAACCATTTGATATCCGCAACAATGTCTGGAGTGACATGCTGTTTGAGATTCCCTGGGCAGCTTAACTCAGACCTTAGAAAGCTTGCTGTGAATTTAATCCCCTTCCCCAGGCTCCACTTTTTTATGGTGGGTTTTGCTCCTCTAACCTCCAGAGGTTCCCAGCAGTACAGAGCACTTACTGTCCCAGAGCTCACCCAGCAAATGTGGGATGCAAAGAACATGATGTGTGCTGCTGACCCACGACATGGCCGCTATCTCACTGCCTCAGCCATGTTCCGTGGCAAAATGAGCACCAAGGAGGTGGATGAGCAAATGATCAATGTGCAGAACAAGAACTCCTCTTACTTTGTGGAGTGGATTCCCAACAATGTTAAATCCACTGTCTGTGATATCCCACCAACGGGCTTGAAAATGGCCTCCACTTTTATTGGTAACTCAACCTCTATCCAGGAAATGTTCCGTCGTGTGAGCGAGCAGTTCACTGCTATGTTCAGGAGAAAGGCTTTCTTGCATTGGTATACAGGGGAAGGTATGGATGAGATGGAATTCACTGAGGCTGAGAGTAACATGAACGATCTGGTTTCTGAGTATCAGCAATACCAGGATGCCACTGCTGATGAGGATGAGTacgaggaggaggaagaggaggaagtTGATGGCATGTAA